The proteins below come from a single Corylus avellana chromosome ca3, CavTom2PMs-1.0 genomic window:
- the LOC132175423 gene encoding uncharacterized protein LOC132175423 isoform X2, protein METRLADSDLSLTTTTNTAVAAAANSEKAWHLLALLLSLGRTARPAELASRCALFRVSPDFIEFLCSVPGSLLLLTGDFHVTLSPLALTALAEFVSNSNLRSAFTPQIGNRLWNDIDFLKVYSRKRKPSTSLIPELAPVPKRIANCDSGAEEERKSWLCLRKPIQNVCPKVQFYVTDDVSRSINMQPSDMSVMVEGDIRTSIFLQRKVNKRIMACEPDSGPALPNTIVDHLVVSKDAKINEREFGSTMNINATCCLEDAKYRKTVCTPKEKRPCRRDQTSISMAQKLQRNHDNRHIKEKRGSSTSVFPKDQQETKLLPNFELYNVEEEEGSGGYGTVYRARRKSDGITVAIKCPHANAHKHHVINELKMLERFGGKDFIIKYEGCFKNGNSDCFVLEHVEHDRPEVLKKEINVFQLQWYGYCMFRALASLHKQGIVHRDVKPGNFLFSRKANKGYLIDFNLAMDLHQKYGNTSKSRMGYDRMSHVMVPNSKSISSTTKTSHAVYRETPKGSKSNLDPKNLKRKALGQAKVCKDLVSLNVIKSQGADGSGITSAKDVTSTRTPSTERRREPIPRQGRKELISLLQEAMRSPNYKAPSVPAPMRKRVAASPRQVDSNLFYITPMPLHSTVIDVAGAGSIKKKGDGKQKREGPCVGTKGFRAPEVLFRSPHQGPKVDIWSAGVTLLYLMIGRTSFLGDPEQNIKDIAKMRGSEDLWEVAKLHNRESSFPLDLYDTQYFPSIKLQDWCETNTKRPEFLEVIPRSLFDLVDKCLTVNPRLRISAEEALNHEFFAPCHESPRKERLKCGTSHSLHGQCSAKPVQISGGQC, encoded by the exons ATGGAGACTCGCCTCGCTGACTCGGACCTTAGCctaaccaccaccaccaacaccGCTGTCGCCGCCGCCGCCAATTCAGAAAAGGCGTGGCACCTTCTCGCCCTCCTCCTCTCGCTTGGCCGCACCGCTCGCCCCGCCGAGCTCGCCTCCCGGTGCGCCCTCTTCCGCGTCTCCCCCGACTTCATCGAGTTCCTCTGCTCCGTCCCTGGCTCGCTGCTCCTCTTGACTGGCGATTTCCATGTCACTCTCTCTCCACTGGCCCTAACCGCTCTCGCGGAGTTTGTGTCGAATTCGAATTTGAGATCCGCCTTCACCCCGCAGATCGGGAATAGGCTATGGAATGATATCGATTTCCTGAAAGTCTACTCTAGGAAGCGCAAGCCGAGTACGTCTTTGATTCCTGAGCTTGCGCCGGTGCCCAAAAGGATAGCCAATTGCGATTCCGGAGCTG aagaagagagaaagtcGTGGTTATGTTTACGGAAACCGATTCAAAATGTTTGTCCAAAG GTACAGTTTTATGTGACTGACGATGTAAGCAGGAGCATAAATATGCAGCCAAGTGACATGTCCGTAATG GTAGAAGGCGACATTAGAACAAGCATATTTCTGCAAAGGAAGGTGAACAAGCGGATAATGGCATGTGAGCCTGATTCAGGACCGGCTCTTCCAAATACCATTGTGGATCATCTGGTTGTGAGCAAAGATgctaaaataaatgagagagaATTTGGAAGTACAATGAATATCAATGCGACATGTTGCCTAGAAGATGCTAAATATAGGAAAACTGTTTGTACTCCCAAAGAGAAGCGGCCGTGTAGAAGGGATCAGACATCAATCAGCATGGCGCAGAAATTGCAGCGTAACCATGACAACAGGCACATTAAGGAAAAAAGGGGGAGCTCTACTTCTGTTTTTCCCAAG GATCAACAGGAGACAAAATTACTTCCAAACTTCGAATTATATaatgtagaagaagaagaaggttcAG GTGGTTATGGCACTGTTTACAGGGCACGGAGGAAAAGCGATGGAATTACAGTTGCAATTAAAT GCCCTCATGCTAATGCTCATAAGCACCATGTTATCAATGAACTGAAGATGCTGGAGCGGTTTGG GGGTAAAGACTTCATTATAAAATATGAAGGTTGTTTCAAGAACGGAAATTCTGATTGCTTTGTTCTAGAGCATGTTGAGCATGATAGGCCTGAG gtgttaaaaaaagaaatcaatgtGTTTCAGCTTCAGTGGTATGGCTATTGCATGTTTAGAGCGCTTGCGAGTCTCCATAAGCAG GGAATAGTTCACAGAGATGTTAAACCTGGCAATTTCCTTTTCTCTCGTAAGGCTAATAAAGGTTATCTTATTGATTTTAACCTTGCCATG GATTTGCATCAGAAGTATGGAAACACTA GCAAGTCAAGGATGGGGTATGATAGAATGAGTCATGTTATGGTTCCTAATTCAAAATCTATATCTTCAACCACTAAAACTTCGCACGCAGTCTACCGTGAGACACCAAAAGGTTCCAAGTCAAATTTAGATCCTAAGAACCTGAAGAGAAAGGCTTTGGGGCAAGCAAAGGTTTGTAAAGACTTGGTTAGTTTGAATGTAATCAAAAGTCAAGGTGCAGATGGCTCAGGCATAACCTCAGCCAAGGATGTGACAAGCACCAGGACTCCTTCAACAGAAAGACGGAGGGAACCTATTCCACGGCAAGGCAGGAAGGAGCTCATCAGCCTGTTGCAGGAAGCAATGAGGAGTCCAAATTACAAAGCACCAAGTGTTCCAGCTCCTATGAGAAAAAGAGTTGCTGCCTCTCCTAGACAAGTGGATAGTAACCTTTTCTATATTACTCCTATGCCCCTGCATTCAACTGTTATTGATGTTGCCGGTGCTGgctcaataaagaaaaaag GGGATGGAAAGCAAAAGAGAGAAGGTCCTTGTGTTGGAACCAAAGGATTCCGTGCTCCTGAG GTCTTGTTCAGATCTCCACATCAAGGCCCCAAGGTTGATATCTGGTCTGCTGGAGTTACCTTACTATACCTGATGATTGGAAGAACATCTTTTTTGGGTGATCCTGAACA GAACATAAAGGACATAGCAAAGATGAGGGGCAGTGAAGATTTATGGGAAGTCGCCAAGCTACACAACCGTGAATCCTCATTCCCATTG GATCTCTATGATACACAATATTTTCCATCTATAAAGCTGCAAGATTGGTGTGAAACAAACACAAAGAGACCAGAATTTCTCGAGGTAATCCCAAGATCACTCTTTGATCTTGTGGATAAGTGTTTAACAGTGAACCCTAGATTGAGGATCAGTGCAGAGGAAGCTCTTAACCATGAATTCTTTGCTCCATGCCATGAAAGCCCGAGAAAGGAGAGGCTGAAATGTGGAACTAGCCATTCTTTACATGGACAATGCAGCGCCAAACCTGTGCAGATTTCTGGAGGCCAATGTTGA
- the LOC132175423 gene encoding uncharacterized protein LOC132175423 isoform X1 gives METRLADSDLSLTTTTNTAVAAAANSEKAWHLLALLLSLGRTARPAELASRCALFRVSPDFIEFLCSVPGSLLLLTGDFHVTLSPLALTALAEFVSNSNLRSAFTPQIGNRLWNDIDFLKVYSRKRKPSTSLIPELAPVPKRIANCDSGAAEEERKSWLCLRKPIQNVCPKVQFYVTDDVSRSINMQPSDMSVMVEGDIRTSIFLQRKVNKRIMACEPDSGPALPNTIVDHLVVSKDAKINEREFGSTMNINATCCLEDAKYRKTVCTPKEKRPCRRDQTSISMAQKLQRNHDNRHIKEKRGSSTSVFPKDQQETKLLPNFELYNVEEEEGSGGYGTVYRARRKSDGITVAIKCPHANAHKHHVINELKMLERFGGKDFIIKYEGCFKNGNSDCFVLEHVEHDRPEVLKKEINVFQLQWYGYCMFRALASLHKQGIVHRDVKPGNFLFSRKANKGYLIDFNLAMDLHQKYGNTSKSRMGYDRMSHVMVPNSKSISSTTKTSHAVYRETPKGSKSNLDPKNLKRKALGQAKVCKDLVSLNVIKSQGADGSGITSAKDVTSTRTPSTERRREPIPRQGRKELISLLQEAMRSPNYKAPSVPAPMRKRVAASPRQVDSNLFYITPMPLHSTVIDVAGAGSIKKKGDGKQKREGPCVGTKGFRAPEVLFRSPHQGPKVDIWSAGVTLLYLMIGRTSFLGDPEQNIKDIAKMRGSEDLWEVAKLHNRESSFPLDLYDTQYFPSIKLQDWCETNTKRPEFLEVIPRSLFDLVDKCLTVNPRLRISAEEALNHEFFAPCHESPRKERLKCGTSHSLHGQCSAKPVQISGGQC, from the exons ATGGAGACTCGCCTCGCTGACTCGGACCTTAGCctaaccaccaccaccaacaccGCTGTCGCCGCCGCCGCCAATTCAGAAAAGGCGTGGCACCTTCTCGCCCTCCTCCTCTCGCTTGGCCGCACCGCTCGCCCCGCCGAGCTCGCCTCCCGGTGCGCCCTCTTCCGCGTCTCCCCCGACTTCATCGAGTTCCTCTGCTCCGTCCCTGGCTCGCTGCTCCTCTTGACTGGCGATTTCCATGTCACTCTCTCTCCACTGGCCCTAACCGCTCTCGCGGAGTTTGTGTCGAATTCGAATTTGAGATCCGCCTTCACCCCGCAGATCGGGAATAGGCTATGGAATGATATCGATTTCCTGAAAGTCTACTCTAGGAAGCGCAAGCCGAGTACGTCTTTGATTCCTGAGCTTGCGCCGGTGCCCAAAAGGATAGCCAATTGCGATTCCGGAGCTG cagaagaagagagaaagtcGTGGTTATGTTTACGGAAACCGATTCAAAATGTTTGTCCAAAG GTACAGTTTTATGTGACTGACGATGTAAGCAGGAGCATAAATATGCAGCCAAGTGACATGTCCGTAATG GTAGAAGGCGACATTAGAACAAGCATATTTCTGCAAAGGAAGGTGAACAAGCGGATAATGGCATGTGAGCCTGATTCAGGACCGGCTCTTCCAAATACCATTGTGGATCATCTGGTTGTGAGCAAAGATgctaaaataaatgagagagaATTTGGAAGTACAATGAATATCAATGCGACATGTTGCCTAGAAGATGCTAAATATAGGAAAACTGTTTGTACTCCCAAAGAGAAGCGGCCGTGTAGAAGGGATCAGACATCAATCAGCATGGCGCAGAAATTGCAGCGTAACCATGACAACAGGCACATTAAGGAAAAAAGGGGGAGCTCTACTTCTGTTTTTCCCAAG GATCAACAGGAGACAAAATTACTTCCAAACTTCGAATTATATaatgtagaagaagaagaaggttcAG GTGGTTATGGCACTGTTTACAGGGCACGGAGGAAAAGCGATGGAATTACAGTTGCAATTAAAT GCCCTCATGCTAATGCTCATAAGCACCATGTTATCAATGAACTGAAGATGCTGGAGCGGTTTGG GGGTAAAGACTTCATTATAAAATATGAAGGTTGTTTCAAGAACGGAAATTCTGATTGCTTTGTTCTAGAGCATGTTGAGCATGATAGGCCTGAG gtgttaaaaaaagaaatcaatgtGTTTCAGCTTCAGTGGTATGGCTATTGCATGTTTAGAGCGCTTGCGAGTCTCCATAAGCAG GGAATAGTTCACAGAGATGTTAAACCTGGCAATTTCCTTTTCTCTCGTAAGGCTAATAAAGGTTATCTTATTGATTTTAACCTTGCCATG GATTTGCATCAGAAGTATGGAAACACTA GCAAGTCAAGGATGGGGTATGATAGAATGAGTCATGTTATGGTTCCTAATTCAAAATCTATATCTTCAACCACTAAAACTTCGCACGCAGTCTACCGTGAGACACCAAAAGGTTCCAAGTCAAATTTAGATCCTAAGAACCTGAAGAGAAAGGCTTTGGGGCAAGCAAAGGTTTGTAAAGACTTGGTTAGTTTGAATGTAATCAAAAGTCAAGGTGCAGATGGCTCAGGCATAACCTCAGCCAAGGATGTGACAAGCACCAGGACTCCTTCAACAGAAAGACGGAGGGAACCTATTCCACGGCAAGGCAGGAAGGAGCTCATCAGCCTGTTGCAGGAAGCAATGAGGAGTCCAAATTACAAAGCACCAAGTGTTCCAGCTCCTATGAGAAAAAGAGTTGCTGCCTCTCCTAGACAAGTGGATAGTAACCTTTTCTATATTACTCCTATGCCCCTGCATTCAACTGTTATTGATGTTGCCGGTGCTGgctcaataaagaaaaaag GGGATGGAAAGCAAAAGAGAGAAGGTCCTTGTGTTGGAACCAAAGGATTCCGTGCTCCTGAG GTCTTGTTCAGATCTCCACATCAAGGCCCCAAGGTTGATATCTGGTCTGCTGGAGTTACCTTACTATACCTGATGATTGGAAGAACATCTTTTTTGGGTGATCCTGAACA GAACATAAAGGACATAGCAAAGATGAGGGGCAGTGAAGATTTATGGGAAGTCGCCAAGCTACACAACCGTGAATCCTCATTCCCATTG GATCTCTATGATACACAATATTTTCCATCTATAAAGCTGCAAGATTGGTGTGAAACAAACACAAAGAGACCAGAATTTCTCGAGGTAATCCCAAGATCACTCTTTGATCTTGTGGATAAGTGTTTAACAGTGAACCCTAGATTGAGGATCAGTGCAGAGGAAGCTCTTAACCATGAATTCTTTGCTCCATGCCATGAAAGCCCGAGAAAGGAGAGGCTGAAATGTGGAACTAGCCATTCTTTACATGGACAATGCAGCGCCAAACCTGTGCAGATTTCTGGAGGCCAATGTTGA
- the LOC132175423 gene encoding uncharacterized protein LOC132175423 isoform X3 codes for METRLADSDLSLTTTTNTAVAAAANSEKAWHLLALLLSLGRTARPAELASRCALFRVSPDFIEFLCSVPGSLLLLTGDFHVTLSPLALTALAEFVSNSNLRSAFTPQIGNRLWNDIDFLKVYSRKRKPSTSLIPELAPVPKRIANCDSGAAEEERKSWLCLRKPIQNVCPKVQFYVTDDVSRSINMQPSDMSVMVEGDIRTSIFLQRKVNKRIMACEPDSGPALPNTIVDHLVVSKDAKINEREFGSTMNINATCCLEDAKYRKTVCTPKEKRPCRRDQTSISMAQKLQRNHDNRHIKEKRGSSTSVFPKDQQETKLLPNFELYNVEEEEGSGGYGTVYRARRKSDGITVAIKCPHANAHKHHVINELKMLERFGGKDFIIKYEGCFKNGNSDCFVLEHVEHDRPEVLKKEINVFQLQWYGYCMFRALASLHKQGIVHRDVKPGNFLFSRKANKGYLIDFNLAMDLHQKYGNTSKSRMGYDRMSHVMVPNSKSISSTTKTSHAVYRETPKGSKSNLDPKNLKRKALGQAKVCKDLVSLNVIKSQGADGSGITSAKDVTSTRTPSTERRREPIPRQGRKELISLLQEAMRSPNYKAPSVPAPMRKRVAASPRQVDSNLFYITPMPLHSTVIDVAGAGSIKKKGDGKQKREGPCVGTKGFRAPEESWT; via the exons ATGGAGACTCGCCTCGCTGACTCGGACCTTAGCctaaccaccaccaccaacaccGCTGTCGCCGCCGCCGCCAATTCAGAAAAGGCGTGGCACCTTCTCGCCCTCCTCCTCTCGCTTGGCCGCACCGCTCGCCCCGCCGAGCTCGCCTCCCGGTGCGCCCTCTTCCGCGTCTCCCCCGACTTCATCGAGTTCCTCTGCTCCGTCCCTGGCTCGCTGCTCCTCTTGACTGGCGATTTCCATGTCACTCTCTCTCCACTGGCCCTAACCGCTCTCGCGGAGTTTGTGTCGAATTCGAATTTGAGATCCGCCTTCACCCCGCAGATCGGGAATAGGCTATGGAATGATATCGATTTCCTGAAAGTCTACTCTAGGAAGCGCAAGCCGAGTACGTCTTTGATTCCTGAGCTTGCGCCGGTGCCCAAAAGGATAGCCAATTGCGATTCCGGAGCTG cagaagaagagagaaagtcGTGGTTATGTTTACGGAAACCGATTCAAAATGTTTGTCCAAAG GTACAGTTTTATGTGACTGACGATGTAAGCAGGAGCATAAATATGCAGCCAAGTGACATGTCCGTAATG GTAGAAGGCGACATTAGAACAAGCATATTTCTGCAAAGGAAGGTGAACAAGCGGATAATGGCATGTGAGCCTGATTCAGGACCGGCTCTTCCAAATACCATTGTGGATCATCTGGTTGTGAGCAAAGATgctaaaataaatgagagagaATTTGGAAGTACAATGAATATCAATGCGACATGTTGCCTAGAAGATGCTAAATATAGGAAAACTGTTTGTACTCCCAAAGAGAAGCGGCCGTGTAGAAGGGATCAGACATCAATCAGCATGGCGCAGAAATTGCAGCGTAACCATGACAACAGGCACATTAAGGAAAAAAGGGGGAGCTCTACTTCTGTTTTTCCCAAG GATCAACAGGAGACAAAATTACTTCCAAACTTCGAATTATATaatgtagaagaagaagaaggttcAG GTGGTTATGGCACTGTTTACAGGGCACGGAGGAAAAGCGATGGAATTACAGTTGCAATTAAAT GCCCTCATGCTAATGCTCATAAGCACCATGTTATCAATGAACTGAAGATGCTGGAGCGGTTTGG GGGTAAAGACTTCATTATAAAATATGAAGGTTGTTTCAAGAACGGAAATTCTGATTGCTTTGTTCTAGAGCATGTTGAGCATGATAGGCCTGAG gtgttaaaaaaagaaatcaatgtGTTTCAGCTTCAGTGGTATGGCTATTGCATGTTTAGAGCGCTTGCGAGTCTCCATAAGCAG GGAATAGTTCACAGAGATGTTAAACCTGGCAATTTCCTTTTCTCTCGTAAGGCTAATAAAGGTTATCTTATTGATTTTAACCTTGCCATG GATTTGCATCAGAAGTATGGAAACACTA GCAAGTCAAGGATGGGGTATGATAGAATGAGTCATGTTATGGTTCCTAATTCAAAATCTATATCTTCAACCACTAAAACTTCGCACGCAGTCTACCGTGAGACACCAAAAGGTTCCAAGTCAAATTTAGATCCTAAGAACCTGAAGAGAAAGGCTTTGGGGCAAGCAAAGGTTTGTAAAGACTTGGTTAGTTTGAATGTAATCAAAAGTCAAGGTGCAGATGGCTCAGGCATAACCTCAGCCAAGGATGTGACAAGCACCAGGACTCCTTCAACAGAAAGACGGAGGGAACCTATTCCACGGCAAGGCAGGAAGGAGCTCATCAGCCTGTTGCAGGAAGCAATGAGGAGTCCAAATTACAAAGCACCAAGTGTTCCAGCTCCTATGAGAAAAAGAGTTGCTGCCTCTCCTAGACAAGTGGATAGTAACCTTTTCTATATTACTCCTATGCCCCTGCATTCAACTGTTATTGATGTTGCCGGTGCTGgctcaataaagaaaaaag GGGATGGAAAGCAAAAGAGAGAAGGTCCTTGTGTTGGAACCAAAGGATTCCGTGCTCCTGAG GAAAGCTGGACCTGA
- the LOC132176330 gene encoding large ribosomal subunit protein bL19c, whose product MGSKVLPQALIITPRNPRQCPPKKLGCSTCISSRPSLFSSSRVSWSSIGWNLSPVVSAPAKPSFVVRAESNPEAGEEASAEAEVAENVEEAEAEVKSEEAKSPWKPRVKLGDVMGILNKRAVEASEKERPVPDIRTGDIVEIKLEVPENRRRLSVYKGIVISRQNAGIHTTIRIRRIIAGVGVEIVFPLYSPNIKEIKVLKHRKVRRARLYYLRDKLPRLSTFK is encoded by the exons ATGGGCTCCAAAGTTCTTCctcag GCTCTGATTATTACCCCAAGAAACCCTcgtcaatgtccccccaagaAGCTGGGGTGTTCGACCTGTATTTCTAGCCGTCCCTCCTTGTTCAGCTCCTCTAGGGTTTCATGGAGCTCAATTGGGTGGAATTTGAGTCCCGTTGTGTCGGCGCCAGCCAAACCAAGCTTTGTTGTGAGAGCAGAATCGAATCCGGAGGCTGGAGAAGAAGCGAGTGCGGAAGCAGAGGTGGCTGAGAATGTTGAGGAGGCGGAGGCTGAAGTTAAGTCTGAGGAAGCCAAATCGCCATGGAAGCCTCGGGTTAAGCTCGGAGATGTAATGGGG ATATTGAATAAGAGGGCAGTTGAGGCGTCGGAGAAGGAGAGGCCAGTTCCAGATATTAGAACTGGAGATATTGTGGAAATTAAATTG GAGGTTCCTGAAAATAGGCGTAGGTTGTCTGTCTACAAAGGTATTGTTATTTCAAGACAAAATGCTGGTATTCACACAACAATTCGAATTCGGAGAATTATCGCTGGTGTAGGTGTTGAGATTGTTTTCCCACT TTATTCACCGAATATCAAGGAGATCAAAGTACTAAAGCATAGGAAGGTGAGGAGGGCAAGGTTGTACTATCTTAGAGACAAGCTTCCCAGGCTCTCTACTTTTAAATGA
- the LOC132176521 gene encoding vesicle-associated protein 2-1 gives MSDGGGAGAGNQLISVHPDELKFQFELEQQSYADLKIVNNTEHHVAFKVKTTSPKKYFVRPNTGVIHPLDSCIIRVTLQAQREYPPDMHCKDKFLLQSTIVPPHSDVDELPQDTFIKDIGRAVEECKLRVVYTSPASAHATSEDQALRGSTRSPDTTSNEALQRLKDERDAAVRQTQQLQLELESLKRRRNRKSDPAFSFTFAIFVALIGIMLGFLLNLSLSSPSTE, from the exons ATGAGTGACGGCGGCGGTGCCGGTGCCGGTAATCAGTTGATCTCAGTTCATCCCGACGAGCTcaagttccaat TTGAGCTGGAACAGCAAAGCTACGCAGATCTTAAAATTGTGAACAACACAGAACATCATGTTGCTTTTAAG GTTAAAACCACTTCCCCTAAAAAGTACTTTGTGCGGCCCAACACTGGTGTTATACATCCTTTGGACTCGTGTATCATAAGAG TCACCCTCCAAGCCCAACGAGAATATCCTCCAGATATGCATTGCAAAGATAAATTTCTCTTGCAGAGTACGATAGTGCCTCCACATTCTGATGTTGATGAGCTTCCACAAGATACT TTTATTAAGGACATTGGAAGGGCTGTAGAGGAATGCAAGCTTAGAGTTGTGTATACCTCTCCTGCCTCAGCTCATGCAACCTCGGAAGATCAAGCATTAAGGGGCTCAACACGGAGTCCTGATACCACTTCt AACGAGGCTTTGCAGCGTTTGAAGGATGAAAGAGATGCAGCTGTTCGGCAAACGCAGCAACTGCAACTTGAATTG GAGTCGCTGAAAAGACGAAGAAATCGAAAAAGTGACCCTGCCTTCTCCTTCACCTTCGCAATCTTTGTGGCACTAATAGGCATTATGCTTGGCTTCCTCTTGAACCTTTCATTGTCCTCACCGTCCACAGAATGA
- the LOC132174787 gene encoding putative glycerol-3-phosphate transporter 4 has protein sequence MIDEVFQFFWAEFCLIVKMSRNSDTTRRIPPGILLIRRIRGRDWSLATYRYVVLFVTFIAYACYHASRKPTSIVKSVLCPDPNRPLGRYPWPIGNAFMKENFMENDINMGWPPFNGPDGTSKLGEIDVAFLACYALGMYAAGHLGDTLDLRLFLTTGMIGSGIFIGLFGMGYFWNVHVFWYFLVMQMVAGLFQATGWPSVVAVIGGWFGKRKRGLIMGIWNAHTSVGNISGSLLAAAVLEYGWGWSFIVPGAFIVMGGLMVYLFLAAYPEDVGFTSSHGSVSNVEVVPNDQEAHIRKENVEAGEMNVVSKHGSVSRRSIGLLQACLIPGVIPFALCLFFAKLVAYTFLYWLPFYLSQTEIGGEYVSVKSAGNLSTFFDVGGIVGGILAGYVSDKLNARATTAACFMYAAIPSMLLYRTYGYISQTVNIVLMMIAGLFINGPYALITTAVSADLGTHSSLRGDSRALATVTAIIDGTGSVGAALGPLITGFISTKGWDAVFVMLMIGALVAGLLLSRLIVAEITEKTCKPMSQSSNQQSLGAHVTQPLLSDRR, from the exons ATGATTGATGAGGTATTTCAGTTTTTCTGGGCTGAATTTTGCTTGATAGTAAAGATGTCTCGGAATTCTGACACAACGAGGCGAATCCCACCTGGAATTTTGCTCATAAGAAGAATTAGAGGTAGGGATTGGAGCCTTGCTACCTATAGAtatgtggttttgtttgttacCTTCATTGCATATGCTTGTTATCATGCTTCTCGAAAACCCACTAGCATAGTTAAGAGTGTGTTGTGTCCTGACCCCAATAGGCCCTTGGGGCGGTACCCTTGGCCGATTGGCAATGCGTTCATGAAGGAGAACTTTATGGAAAATGACATAAACATGGGTTGGCCTCCATTTAATGGACCGGATGGGACGTCAAAATTGGGGGAGATTGATGTTGCATTTCTAGCTTGTTACGCTTTGGGAATGTATGCTGCCGGGCATTTGGGCGATACTTTGGACCTCCGGCTGTTTTTAACGACTGGGATGATTGGGAGCGGAATTTTTATTGGGTTATTCGGTATGGGATATTTTTGGAATGTGCATGTCTTTTGGTATTTTCTTGTAATGCAAATGGTTGCCGGATTGTTTCAAGCAACAGGTTGGCCTTCGGTTGTTGCTGTTATTGGTGGTTGGTTTGGGAAGAGAAAGAGGGGTTTGATAATGGGTATTTGGAATGCCCATACTTCTGTTGGGAATATTAGTGGGTCTCTTCTTGCTGCTGCCGTCTTGGAATATGGGTGGGGCTGGTCTTTTATAGTTCCAGGTGCATTTATTGTAATGGGAGGTTTAATGGTATACTTGTTCTTAGCTGCTTACCCTGAGGATGTTGGATTTACCAGCTCACATGGTTCAGTTTCGAATGTAGAGGTAGTTCCTAATGACCAAGAAGCtcatataagaaaagaaaatgtggaGGCAGGGGAAATGAATGTTGTGTCTAAACATGGGTCAGTGAGTAGGAGAAGCATCGGGCTACTTCAAGCTTGTTTGATACCAGGAGTGATACCGTTTGCATTGTGCCTTTTCTTCGCAAAGCTGGTGGCCTACACGTTTCTCTACTGGTTACCATTTTATCTAAGTCAGACAG AAATTGGTGGAGAGTATGTTTCTGTGAAATCTGCTGGAAATCTATCTACCTTCTTTGATGTAGGGGGCATTGTTGGTGGAATCCTTGCTGGTTATGTATCTGATAAACTTAATGCACGGGCTACTACAGCTGCCTGCTTCATGTATGCTGCAATTCCTTCAATGCTATTATATCGCACGTATGGATATATCTCACAGACTGTCAACATTGTACTTATGATGATTGCTGGCTTGTTTATAAATGGGCCCTATGCACTCATTACTACCGCAGTTTCTGCGGACCTAGGCACACACAGTTCTCTTAGAGGGGATTCTCGAGCGCTGGCAACAGTGACTGCCATAATTGATGGTACTGGATCAGTCGGTGCGGCTCTTGGCCCTCTTATTACTGGTTTCATATCCACAAAGGGATGGGATGCAGTTTTTGTGATGCTGATGATTGGTGCTCTTGTTGCTGGGCTTCTTTTGTCACGTTTGATTGTAGCTGAAATTACTGAGAAAACTTGCAAACCAATGTCTCAATCCAGCAACCAGCAAAGTCTTGGAG CTCATGTGACCCAACCTCTTCTCAGTGATAGAAGGTGA
- the LOC132174048 gene encoding glycine-rich protein 23-like, with product MVVDDTSKAVLLSAVEGAGEFAGGGGVPPDGDGDVVGPEGAGGDDIGDSSGAGIEDGGLVVDGLGLSGLNAGGLAVIGGGDETGVEAGGGVETVGGVAELVGGVTLLVGGVAVVVGGVAVLVGGVAVVVGGVAVVVGGVAVEVVGADDGA from the coding sequence CAAAAGCAGTACTGTTATCTGCTGTTGAGGGGGCCGGAGAATTTGCCGGTGGCGGTGGCGTTCCTCCTGATGGTGATGGGGACGTTGTTGGGCCTGAAGGAGCCGGAGGCGATGACATCGGTGACTCTTCTGGCGCGGGGATTGAAGATGGTGGGCTTGTAGTAGATGGGCTTGGGCTTTCTGGGCTCAACGCCGGAGGGCTGGCCGTCATCGGTGGGGGTGATGAAACCGGAGTGGAAGCCGGGGGAGGTGTGGAAACAGTTGGTGGGGTAGCAGAGCTGGTTGGAGGAGTTACACTGCTTGTCGGTGGAGTAGCGGTGGTGGTTGGAGGAGTTGCAGTGCTTGTTGGCGGAGTAGCGGTGGTGGTTGGCGGAGTAGCGGTGGTGGTCGGTGGAGTAGCAGTGGAAGTGGTGGGTGCCGACGATGGAGCTTGA